One window of Felis catus isolate Fca126 chromosome D4, F.catus_Fca126_mat1.0, whole genome shotgun sequence genomic DNA carries:
- the CDK9 gene encoding cyclin-dependent kinase 9, which yields MQRDAPPRAPAPAPRLPAPPIGAAASSGGGGGGGSGGGGGASAAPAPPGLPGTTSPRGPGGGRRAEEAGSAPRGRKWLWRRKWRGRGGAWSTAAGPGAGAAAAAAAGGGGGGGGALEAAMAKQYDSVECPFCDEVTKYEKLAKIGQGTFGEVFKAKHRKTGKKVALKKVLMENEKEGFPITALREIKILQLLKHENVVNLIEICRTKASPYNRCKGSIYLVFDFCEHDLAGLLSNVLVKFTLSEIKKVMQMLLNGLYYIHRNKILHRDMKAANVLITRDGVLKLADFGLARAFSLAKNSQPNRYTNRVVTLWYRPPELLLGERDYGPPIDLWGAGCIMAEMWTRSPIMQGNTEQHQLALISQLCGSITPEVWPNVDKYELFEKLDLVKGQKRKVKDRLKAYVRDPYALDLIDKLLVLDPAQRIDSDDALNHDFFWSDPMPSDLKGMLSTHLTSMFEYLAPPRRKGSQITQQSTNQSRNPATTNQTEFERVF from the exons ATGCAGCGGGACGCACCGCCCCGAGCCCCAGCCCCGGCGCCCCGGCTCCCCGCGCCCCCGATCGGGGCCGCCGCCAGCAgtggcggcggcggaggcgggggCAGTGGCGGCGGCGGAGGCGCCTCTGCAGCTCCGGCTCCTCCTGGCCTCCCGGGAACTACAAGTCCCAGGGGGCctggcggcgggcggcgggcggaaGAGGCGGGGTCGGCGCCGCGAGGCCGGAAGTGGCTGTGGAGGCGGAAGTGGCGCGGCCGCGGAGGGGCCTGGAGCACGGCGGCGGGACCCGGAgcgggagcggcggcggcggcggcggctgggggcggcggcggcggcggcggtgcaCTGGAGGCGGCCATGGCAAAGCAGTACGACTCGGTGGAGTGCCCCTTTTGTGATGAGGTGACCAAGTATGAGAAGCTCGCTAAGATCGGCCAAGGCACCTTCGG GGAGGTATTTAAGGCAAAGCACCGTAAGACCGGCAAAAAGGTGGCTCTGAAGAAAGTGCTGATGGAGAACGAGAAGGAGGGG TTCCCCATCACAGCCCTGCGGGAAATCAAGATCCTCCAGCTTCTAAAACACGAGAACGTGGTTAACTTGATTGAGATCTGTCGAACCAAAG CTTCCCCCTATAACCGTTGCAAGGGCAGCATATACCTAGTGTTTGACTTCTGCGAGCATGACCTTGCGGGGCTGCTGAGCAACGTCTTAGTCAAGTTCACGCTGTCCGAGATCAAGAAGGTCATGCAGATGCTGCTCAACGGCCTCTACTACATCCACAGAAACAAG ATCCTGCACAGGGACATGAAGGCGGCTAACGTGCTCATCACCCGCGATGGGGTCCTGAAGCTGGCGGACTTCGGGCTGGCCCGGGCCTTCAGCCTGGCAAAGAACAGCCAGCCCAACCGCTATACCAACCGTGTGGTGACGCTCTGGTACCGGCCCCCGGAGCTGTTGCTCG GGGAGCGGGACTACGGCCCCCCCATTGACCTCTGGGGTGCCGGGTGCATCATGGCGGAGATGTGGACCCGCAGCCCTATCATGCAGGGCAACACCGAGCAGCACCAGCTTGCCCTCATCAGCCAGCTCTGTGGCTCCATCACCCCTGAG GTGTGGCCAAACGTGGACAAGTACGAGCTGTTTGAGAAACTGGACCTGGTCAAGGGCCAGAAGCGGAAGGTGAAGGACAGGCTGAAGGCCTATGTGCGTGACCCCTACGCGCTGGACCTCATCGACAAGTTGCTGGTGCTGGATCCCGCACAGCGCATCGACAGCGACGACGCCCTCAACCACGACTTCTTCTGGTCTGACCCCATGCCCTCGGATCTCAAGGGCATGCTCTCCACCCACCTGACGTCCATGTTTGAGTACCTGGCGCCGCCGCGCCGGAAGGGCAGCCAGATCACCCAGCAGTCCACCAACCAGAGCCGCAATCCCGCCACCACCAACCAGACGGAGTTCGAGCGCGTGTTCTGA